One Punica granatum isolate Tunisia-2019 chromosome 3, ASM765513v2, whole genome shotgun sequence genomic window carries:
- the LOC116200355 gene encoding cytochrome P450 81Q32-like, translated as MGDNYLISIFLISILTLVFVLAIKSRSRRRPKNLPPSPPSFPILGHLHYIKDPLHRTLLDLSKRYGGPIISLQFGSRPVVLISSWAAAEECFTRNDIVLANRPRLLPGKYVAYDYTTVLTAPYGNHWRNLRRIGALEIFSTHRLDAFSWVRKDEIRRLLKKLSTLGTTEDFTKVEVKSLLADLIFNIMMRMIAGKRYYGDDVTNVEEAMRFRELVRDLSEAAIATYPGDFVPLLRWIDYKGYKKNAIRLGEKLDKFLQGLVDEGRRKKSTQENTNTMIDHLLSLQESEPEYYTDQIIKGLMLIFLAAGTDTSSITLEWALANLINSPSVLEKAKVEIDSEIGQDRLIDEADLPKLRYLQNVMSETYRLYPATPTLFPHMSSEACDIGGFHIPRNTMVLVNAWAIHRDPELWHEPTSFMPERFESLGGEGQKPLLSFGMGRRACLGAPLAHRLVGLTLGSLIQCFNWKRMSEVKVDMLEGQGITMPKAEPLEALCRARHIIGKVIS; from the exons ATGGGAGACAATTACCTAATAAGCATCTTCCTAATTTCTATCCTCACTCTTGTCTTTGTTCTTGCAATAAAatcaagatcaagacgacgacCCAAGAACCTCCCTCCCAGCCCACCTTCCTTCCCTATCTTAGGCCACCTCCACTACATAAAGGACCCCCTCCACCGGACCCTCCTCGACCTCTCAAAGAGGTATGGCGGCCCGATCATCTCGCTCCAGTTCGGGTCGCGCCCGGTCGTCCTCATCTCGTCCTGGGCTGCCGCCGAGGAGTGCTTCACCCGGAACGACATCGTGCTCGCCAACCGTCCAAGGCTTCTgcc GGGCAAGTACGTCGCATACGACTACACGACTGTCCTGACAGCACCCTACGGCAACCACTGGCGGAACCTGAGGCGTATCGGTGCCCTGGAGATATTCTCCACGCATCGTCTTGATGCTTTCTCGTGGGTAAGGAAAGATGAGATAAGGAGGCTGCTGAAGAAACTGTCGACTTTGGGCACGACCGAGGATTTCACCAAGGTGGAGGTAAAGTCCCTGCTGGCGGATTTGATTTTCAACATCATGATGAGGATGATTGCCGGAAAGAGGTACTACGGCGACGATGTAACGAACGTCGAAGAGGCGATGCGGTTCAGGGAACTCGTAAGAGACCTTTCTGAGGCGGCTATAGCAACTTATCCTG GCGATTTTGTGCCTCTCTTGCGATGGATCGACTACAAAGGGTACAAGAAAAATGCCATAAGGCTCGGGGAGAAGTTGGACAAGTTCCTGCAAGGTTTGGTTGATGAGGGTCGGAGGAAGAAGTCCACACAAGAGAATACAAATACTATGATCGATCATCTGCTTTCTCTACAAGAATCAGAGCCCGAATACTACACGGACCAAATCATCAAGGGGCTAATGTTG ATCTTTCTTGCGGCTGGAACTGACACATCATCAATCACATTGGAATGGGCATTGGCGAATTTGATCAACTCTCCAAGTGTTTTGGAGAAGGCGAAGGTGGAAATCGACTCTGAAATCGGTCAGGATCGCCTGATCGATGAAGCCGATCTACCTAAGCTTCGCTACCTTCAAAATGTTATGTCAGAGACCTATCGGCTTTATCCTGCAACTCCAACCTTGTTTCCGCACATGTCATCGGAGGCCTGCGACATAGGAGGATTCCACATTCCGAGAAACACTATGGTACTTGTCAACGCATGGGCCATTCATAGAGATCCCGAACTGTGGCATGAACCGACGAGTTTCATGCCTGAGAGGTTTGAGAGCCTGGGAGGCGAGGGGCAGAAGCCATTACTGTCATTCGGCATGGGAAGGAGGGCGTGCCTTGGCGCTCCCCTTGCCCATCGCTTGGTGGGTCTAACTCTAGGATCCCTAATCCAGTGCTTCAATTGGAAGAGGATGAGCGAAGTGAAGGTCGATATGTTGGAGGGCCAAGGCATCACCATGCCCAAAGCGGAGCCACTAGAAGCTCTTTGTAGAGCACGACATATTATCGGAAAAGTAATTTCTTAA